The proteins below come from a single Vitis vinifera cultivar Pinot Noir 40024 chromosome 9, ASM3070453v1 genomic window:
- the LOC100260064 gene encoding coatomer subunit zeta-1 codes for MANFSTHGACPSIKNILLLDSEGKRVAVKYYSDDWPTNAAKLAFEKSVFTKTQKTNARTEAEIAMFENNVVIYKFIQDLHFFVTGGDDENELILATVLQGFSDAVALLLRNNIDKREALENLDLILLCLDEIVDGGMILETDASVIEGKVAAHSIDAGAPLSEQTLTQALATAREHLTRSLLK; via the exons ATGGCGAACTTCTCTACTCACGGA gCTTGCCCCTCTATAAAAAACATTCTTCTTCTGGATTCTGAAGGGAAGCGTGTGGCAGTCAAATATTACTCCGATGATTGGCCAACAAATGCTGCAAAATTAGCTTTTGAAAAGTCCGTCTTCACTAAAACTCAAAAGACAAATGCTCGGACTGAGG CGGAGATAGCAATGTTTGAGAACAACGTAGTTATCTACAAGTTTATCCAGGATCTGCACTTCTTTGTGACTGGAGGTGATGATGAAAACGAACTCATCTTAGCCACAGTTCTTCAGGGCTTCTCCGATGCAGTTGCCCTTCTCCTCAG GAACAACATTGACAAGAGGGAGGCACTTGAGAACTTGGATCTCATTCTCCTATGCCTTGATGAGATTGTTGATGGAGG GATGATCCTTGAAACTGATGCCAGTGTTATTGAGGGAAAAGTAGCAGCTCATAGCATTGATGCTGGAGCTCCATTATCTGAGCAG ACTCTAACCCAAGCATTGGCAACAGCACGTGAACATTTGACAAGATCCCTTCTCAAATGA